The DNA sequence AGCTGTTATTGCCCTCTTTTCTTTAAAGAGGTGAATTTTTGTCCTATCTCTTCAAATACTAGTAAGTTCTCTTCTCGCTAGTACGCACGGCGGAATTATTCCACTGCCATTTTTATAAATTACCATTAAAAATAGACCTGCACCTTATGACAATGTTAAATTTAGGGTGCAGGTTTGTTTATTTTTCACTTTTAAGTATTCCATAAAATATCATCCTGAAGTTTCCGCTGGAATTTGACTAACATATGTAATGGTATAGCATAGAGTAGCTTCTGTTAGTTGAATTCACATACCTTACTTAATATCACTCCAATAACTCTCATTAATATTCCATGTATTATCTTCTATATTTTCTGGTTAAGAACTACATGATATTTGCAATTTTTACACGAACTTGTGTTTTTTAAAAGACGACATAATAGAAGGTGTGTCAAAAGGTAATAAAAACCACCTTTTGACACACCTTTTAATTTTCTTTGGACTCTCCACTTAGTATCGTTTGCCACCAGTCTTTATTTTGTACATACCATTCAATTGTTTGCTTAATGCCAGTATCAAAATTATATTTAGGCTTCCATCCTAATCTTTCTAATTTAGAAGGATCAATAGCATAACGTTTATCATGACCTAAACGATCTGTAACAAACTCGATTAAATCTTCTGATTTGCCAAGGGTGTTTATTATTGTCTTAACCACTTCAAGATTAGTTTTCTCATTATGCCCACCAATATTATAAACTTCACCGTTCGAACCTTCATGTAAAACTAGGTCAATCGCTGAACAATGGTCAAGCACATGTAGCCAATCACGAATGTTTTTTCCATCTCCATATACTGGAACTTTTTGATCATTTAGTACTCGAGAAATAGTTAATGGAATCAGTTTCTCTGGAAAATGGTAAGGTCCATAGTTATTAGAACAACGCGTTATATTAACAGGCAAACCAAACGTTTCATGGTAAGAACGTACTAATAAATCAGATGCTGCCTTACTCGCACTATATGGACTATTTGGCTGAAGAGGAGTATCTTCAGTAAAAAAAGTATTTGGATTAAAATCTAGCTCTCCATAAACTTCATCAGTTGAAACATGTAAAAATTTTGATACAGAGTGCTCTTTAGCCGCATCAAGTAAAACTTGCGTTCCCATTACATTAGTCCTAACAAATACCTCTGGATCAGTAATTGAACGGTCGACATGACTTTCAGCTGCAAAATGAACAACAAAATCAAATTTTTCACTTTCAAAATATTTCATTACTTTTTCTCTATCTGCAATATCTAATTTAATAAAATGGTAATTACTATATTCTTCAATATTTTTGTGTTTGAATAACTCTCCTGCATATGTTAATAAATCTAAATTATATATTTCGTAGTGAGGAAACTTTTTGA is a window from the Evansella cellulosilytica DSM 2522 genome containing:
- the rfbB gene encoding dTDP-glucose 4,6-dehydratase; protein product: MVTKKVLVTGGAGFIGGNFVQYMVKKFPHYEIYNLDLLTYAGELFKHKNIEEYSNYHFIKLDIADREKVMKYFESEKFDFVVHFAAESHVDRSITDPEVFVRTNVMGTQVLLDAAKEHSVSKFLHVSTDEVYGELDFNPNTFFTEDTPLQPNSPYSASKAASDLLVRSYHETFGLPVNITRCSNNYGPYHFPEKLIPLTISRVLNDQKVPVYGDGKNIRDWLHVLDHCSAIDLVLHEGSNGEVYNIGGHNEKTNLEVVKTIINTLGKSEDLIEFVTDRLGHDKRYAIDPSKLERLGWKPKYNFDTGIKQTIEWYVQNKDWWQTILSGESKEN